One Littorina saxatilis isolate snail1 linkage group LG12, US_GU_Lsax_2.0, whole genome shotgun sequence genomic region harbors:
- the LOC138982164 gene encoding non-structural maintenance of chromosomes element 4 homolog A-like — protein MAGTSKRREEAPEEMNVEHLEELIRQHERQQPTEEERRAVRNLHSEIREQLIANREDITGDGLQTVLETIEQNFARVQTPREAVKDAENIRLLSEMQRQRLQAYDISLVRFLPAEFAENLKKYTVESLRSQVDRGPLSSKSWSMLGAHCQHYFKKSPALHFMCGTFERGEVVKKVVVRAERRQKDNEVGKTTELKQLESFKDTSKNEATTKEVEEVLATLWRTYEANQRSPICYFEFVVNPFSFGQTVENIFYVSFLARDGYIKLDLDDDELPVLEPMEKTQEENRGGEGRARNQIVISITPAEWKEVIETFNIQRPLIKNRPTKVQTNGQENVAGPSRAR, from the exons ATGGCGGGTACATCAAAACGACGGGAAGAAGCTCCAGAGGAAATGAACGTAGAGCATCTTGAGGAGTTGATTCGGCAGCACGAACGCCAGCAGCCGACAGAAGAAGAGAGGAGGGCTGTCAGGAACTTACATTCAGAAATTAGAGAGCAGCTCATTG CAAACCGTGAGGACATTACAGGAGATGGATTGCAGACTGTCTTGGAAACAATAGAACAGAACTTTGCAAGAG TGCAGACACCCAGAGAGGCCGTGAAAGATGCCGAGAATATACGCCTGCTGTCTGAGATGCAGCGCCAGAGGTTACAGGCCTATGACATCAGTCTGGTGCGATTCTTACCCGCCGAGTTTGCTGAAAACTTG AAAAAGTATACAGTAGAGAGTCTGAGGTCGCAGGTGGACAGAGGACCACTGTCCAGCAAGTCATGGAGCATGCTGGGAGCTCACTGTCAACACTACTTCAAGAAGTCTCCTGCACTTCATTTCAT GTGTGGCACCTTTGAGCGAGGAGAAGTGGTCAAGAAAGTTGTGGTCAGGGCAGAGAGACGACAGAAAGACAACGAAGTCGGCAAGACAACAGAATTGAAACAG CTGGAGTCTTTCAAGGACACGTCGAAGAACGAAGCCACAACAAAGGAGGTGGAGGAGGTACTGGCCACGCTATGGCGTACCTACGAGGCTAACCAAC GGAGTCCCATATGTTACTTTGAGTTTGTGGTGAACCCTTTCTCCTTCGGACAAACTGTGGAGAACATCTTCTACGTCTCCTTCCTGGCCAGG GACGGATACATTAAGCTTGATCTGGACGATGATGAGCTGCCTGTCTTGG AGCCAATGGAGAAGACTCAGGAGGAGAACAGAGGAGGAGAGGGCAGGGCTCGGAATCAGATCGTCATCTCCATCACCCCTGCTGAGTGGAAA GAGGTCATTGAAACGTTCAACATCCAGCGACCCCTGATCAAAAATAGACCAACCAAAGTACAGACCAATGGGCAGGAGAACGTAGCTGGACCGTCCAGAGCACGCTAG
- the LOC138981374 gene encoding piggyBac transposable element-derived protein 4-like: MAAPIDPRRDRNVFQDFFDDFFADPDLDEVGEEAFYIDLQDVMLVGDIMDLDQAPNNRDFEADVQEGWSSEWGEGATVNMPFDRETVLNVGEDFPENPQPLDFFRLFVGDEMIDLLVEQTNDYAQRKIDAGNLKPHSRLHRWLPVTLDEMKVFLSLVIATGLVIKPTIEEYWSQDEITSTPFFTKNMSLVRFQAILSHFHLVDNTRANRADPLYKLRPFFTHLRTQFVEVYTPEQDISFDEATCPWKGRLRFRVYNPAKPDKFGIKLYEACEAKSGYVISMDVYQGSTPRTNLCEALQLDEDLGTTTQVVLGLLAFGGLLDKGHRIFMDNYYTSPELFNELYLLNTYACGTVRTSRRGMPEAFKKQKRGADTIKLTQGQTIFRQAEHLLAVKHHDKRDVHMLSTVHLPQHSKLDKVNDNGDPIWKPLCIVDYIKNMGGVDTSDQVIKNYSVLRKTVKWWRKLFFYLFTVAMCNAYFLHRKFAGVSLSHHEFRKLLVRQLISSSPEAPKPVPRGRKAVNPPRRMIGTHRPTYNTATVGAKRQRPQRDCVACNPVRQNRAGFKRKQSAYQFTTPEVTTKESSGSRWEQQKVVRVMVLVTTELL, encoded by the exons atGGCTGCTCCCATAGATCCACGGCGTGATCGCAATGTTTTTCAAGACTTTTTTGATGATTTCTTCGCCGATCCCGATCTTGACGAAGTAGGGGAAGAAGCCTTTTACATTGATTTACAAGATGTAATGCTCGTTGGGGACATTATGGACCTAGATCAGGCCCCAAACAACAGAGACTTCGAAGCAGACGTTCAAGAAGGTTGGAGTAGTGAGTGGGGGGAAGGGGCTACTGTCAACATGCCGTTTGATCGTGAAACTGTTTTGAATGTCGGCGAAGATTTTCCAGAAAACCCACAGCCCTTGGATTTTTTCCGACTGTTTGTTGGTGATGAAATGATCGATCTGTTAGTCGAACAAACGAATGACTACGCTCAACGAAAAATTGACGCTGGAAATCTAAAGCCACACTCACG GCTACACCGCTGGTTACCTGTCACTCTCGACGAGATGAAGGTTTTCCTGTCGCTGGTTATTGCAACAGGCCTGGTCATCAAGCCTACTATTGAAGAGTACTGGAGCCAGGATGAGATCACCTCCACTCCTTTTTTCACAAAGAACATGTCCCTTGTGAGGTTCCAGGCTATTCTCAGCCACTTCCACCTTGTGGACAACACACGGGCCAACCGCGCAGACCCCCTGTACAAGCTACGGCCATTCTTCACACATCTTCGCACGCAATTCGTCGAGGTGTACACCCCAGAGCAAGACATCAGCTTTGACGAGGCGACATGTCCATGGAAGGGTAGACTGCGATTCCGTGTCTACAACCCAGCAAAGCCAGATAAATTTGGCATCAAGCTTTATGAAGCCTGTGAGGCGAAGTCGGGTTATGTCATTTCCATGGACGTCTATCAGGGTTCCACGCCTCGCACAAACTTGTGTGAGGCTCTTCAACTTGATGAAGACTTGGGCACTACCACTCAAGTCGTGCTGGGTCTTCTTGCCTTTGGCGGTCTTTTGGACAAAGGTCACAGAATTTTCATGGACAACTACTACACCAGTCCTGAATTATTCAACGAACTGTACCTGCTCAACACTTACGCCTGTGGTACAGTTCGAACATCCAGACGCGGCATGCCTGAGGCTTTCAAGAAGCAGAAACGAGGAGCTGACACCATCAAGCTGACGCAAGGACAGACCATCTTCCGGCAAGCTGAGCACCTTCTTGCTGTGAAACACCACGACAAGCGTGATGTGCACATGCTGTCTACAGTGCACCTGCCTCAACATTCCAAGCTCGACAAAGTAAATGACAATGGTGACCCCATCTGGAAACCACTCTGCATTGTTGACTACATCAAGAACATGGGCGGGGTGGACACATCTGATCAGGTCATCAAGAACTATTCTGTGTTAAGGAAGACCGTCAAGTGGTGGAGAAAGCTCTTCTTCTATTTATTCACAGTTGCCATGTGCAATGCCTACTTTCTCCACCGCAAGTTTGCTGGTGTGTCCCTGTCGCATCATGAGTTCCGGAAGCTGCTAGTCCGACAGCTGATCTCATCTTCTCCAGAAGCTCCGAAGCCAGTACCAAGAGGAAGGAAAGCAGTCAACCCCCCCAGACGCATGATTGGTACGCACCGGCCAACCTACAACACCGCCACAGTCGGTGCCAAGAGACAGCGTCCACAACGTGACTGTGTGGCCTGCAACCCAGTAAGGCAGAACAGAGCTGGCTTCAAGAGAAAGCAGTCTGCCTATCA GTTTACCACACCAGAAGTGACTACCAAAGAGTCCTCGGGCAGCAGATGGGAGCAGCAGAAGGTGGTCCGCGTGATGGTGCTGGTGACAACTGAACTGCTATAA
- the LOC138982163 gene encoding cytochrome P450 20A1-like produces MLDFVIFAVTVIVVLIIAVIYMYPSSKKISTIPGLDKTSAEDGNLMDIQRAGSLHEFLQNLHEQHGPIVSFWIGDEFVVSIASPALFKQHLSVFDRPGDLYRIVTPVFGVNSILFLNGAEGRARRQLFDKSLHHENLDYYAEHLHKVSMDLVSKWSSLVKEEHIGLQEYMAAFATKAVLQCIMGSYFTDDKEVLAFKRNFDQVWSELEHRARDPEIPSAETPRGHQFETALKELRAVMTRALEHRKKHKLGRKEELTVDHIMAAHHNDKDAMVGDCLTYICSGIPQTASMLTWCLYFLASHPKVQDKLHTELLHEFKVSGEFHPSTVLRLKYLRQVLEESLRCAVVMPWTARYQDFDTEIGGHKIPKFTAVVHALGVVMQDETLFPVPNKFDPDRFNVENSKNRDTLAFPPFGFAGKRHCPARDWVYLATSTIVASLINRFQVSLVEGQVVTPVYGMVTQPQDEVWVTVHKRK; encoded by the exons ATGCTGGACTTTGTCATCTTTGCCGTCACTGTCATCGTGGTCCTCATCATTGCAGTGATTTATATGTACCCG TCGTCCAAGAAGATCTCAACAATACCTGGGCTGGATAAAACCTCGGCTGA GGATGGCAACCTGATGGACATTCAGCGTGCCGGCAGCCTGCACGAGTTTCTGCAGAACCTGCACGAACAGCATGGCCCAATCGTGTCGTTCTGGATCGGCGACGAGTTTGTGGTCAGCATTGCTTCGCCCGCACTCTTCAAGCAGCATCTCAGTGTCTTTGATCGGCCAG GTGACCTGTACCGCATCGTGACCCCGGTGTTTGGGGTCAACAGCATCCTGTTTCTGAACGGAGCGGAGGGTCGAGCTCGTCGCCAGCTCTTCGACAAGAGTCTGCATCATGAGAACCTGGACTACTATGCAGAACACCTCCACAAG GTGTCCATGGACCTGGTCAGTAAGTGGTCATCGCTGGTCAAGGAGGAGCACATCGGCCTGCAGGAGTACATGGCAGCCTTTGCCACTAAGGCCGTGCTGCAGTGCATCATGGGAAGCTACTTCACTGACGACAAAGAGGTCCTGGCCTTCAAGCGCAACTTTGATCAG GTGTGGTCTGAGCTTGAGCACCGTGCGCGCGACCCCGAGATCCCGTCTGCAGAGACTCCCAGAGGTCACCAGTTTGAGACAG CGCTGAAGGAGCTGCGAGCGGTGATGACGAGAGCGTTGGAACACCGCAAAAAACACAAGCTTGGCCGCAAGGAGGAGCTGACCGTGGATCACATCATGGCTGCACATCACAACGACAAGGACGCCATGGTCGGCGACTGCCTCACCTACATCTGCAGTGGCATCCCGCAGACTGCCAGCA TGCTGACATGGTGTCTGTATTTCCTGGCCAGCCACCCCAAAGTGCAGGACAAGCTGCACACAGAACTGCTGCATGAGTTCAAGGTGTCCGGCGAGTTCCACCCCAGCACCGTCCTCAGGCTCAA GTACCTGAGACAGGTACTGGAGGAATCCCTGCGCTGTGCTGTGGTCATGCCGTGGACTGCACGCTACCAGGACTTTGACACGGAGATTGGGGGACACAAGATTCCTAAATTT ACGGCAGTGGTGCATGCTCTGGGGGTGGTGATGCAGGATGAGACACTGTTCCCAGTTCCCAACAA GTTCGACCCTGACCGTTTCAACGTAGAAAACAGCAAGAACCGCGACACGCTGGCCTTCCCTCCCTTCGGCTTTGCGGGCAAGCGCCACTGTCCGGCACGAGACTGGGTGTACCTGGCAACGTCCACTATAGTGGCCAGTCTCATCAACCGGTTCCAGGTGTCACTGGTGGAGGGTCAAGTGGTCACACCTGTCTACGGGATGGTCACTCAGCCGCAGGATGAAGTCTGGGTCACCGTTCACAAACGTAAATGA